The following proteins are co-located in the Methanobacterium aggregans genome:
- a CDS encoding ArsR/SmtB family transcription factor: MDKFLWKIIASTKGGNNRARIIKELENRPYNINKLSEKLSLDYKTVKYHINVLEENELVTSPGKNYGALYFLSERMEDSYDSFLEIWDEFNGD, translated from the coding sequence ATGGACAAATTTCTTTGGAAAATAATCGCCAGCACGAAGGGAGGAAACAACCGTGCCAGGATAATAAAAGAACTGGAAAATCGACCATACAATATTAACAAACTTTCTGAAAAACTTTCCCTGGACTACAAAACCGTTAAGTACCATATAAATGTCCTGGAGGAGAATGAACTTGTCACATCACCTGGAAAAAACTATGGGGCTCTTTACTTCCTCTCGGAGAGAATGGAGGATAGCTACGATTCATTCCTTGAGATATGGGATGAGTTTAATGGGGATTGA
- a CDS encoding HAAS signaling domain-containing protein — MNKWEYLEKLDELLNELPEEDREDILSDYEEHFQIGLENGRTEEELSRALGDPKTVAKQIKAEYMITKAEDKPSAGSMLEAVLAAAGLGLFNMIFVAVPAMGFAAIMVALFVVGLAVVFTGILAIFSPLLNVIFPNYIHLPVSKGIFGTLIMIGGGMGLTVLGTVWVVIMAYVSKWFYDLAIRYLKLNLRIIKGREASNS, encoded by the coding sequence ATGAATAAATGGGAATATCTTGAAAAACTCGATGAACTGCTGAATGAACTGCCAGAGGAAGACAGGGAAGATATACTTTCAGACTACGAAGAACACTTCCAGATAGGTCTGGAAAACGGTAGGACTGAGGAAGAACTTTCAAGGGCCCTTGGAGATCCGAAAACAGTTGCAAAACAGATTAAAGCAGAGTACATGATCACTAAAGCTGAAGATAAACCTTCAGCAGGCAGTATGCTGGAAGCAGTGTTAGCTGCGGCAGGATTGGGACTTTTCAACATGATATTTGTGGCAGTGCCTGCTATGGGATTTGCAGCCATTATGGTTGCGCTGTTCGTTGTAGGACTGGCAGTGGTTTTCACAGGGATTTTGGCAATATTCTCACCACTCCTGAATGTGATCTTCCCAAACTACATCCACCTACCTGTGAGTAAGGGGATATTCGGCACACTCATAATGATAGGTGGAGGCATGGGTTTAACTGTTCTGGGCACAGTCTGGGTGGTTATCATGGCCTACGTGTCTAAGTGGTTCTACGATCTTGCAATTAGATACTTGAAATTGAACTTGAGGATTATAAAAGGACGAGAGGCTTCAAACAGCTAA
- a CDS encoding PadR family transcriptional regulator produces MNTQFKKGVLEICVLAILDKKDCYGYEMVSEISENIAISEGTIYPLLKRLKKEELVTSYLEESQGGPSRKYYKLTDLGKQKKEELVAEWDNFSAGVNRLLYSKTADILEELKDE; encoded by the coding sequence ATGAACACCCAATTTAAGAAAGGAGTGCTGGAAATCTGCGTTCTGGCAATACTCGACAAAAAAGACTGTTACGGTTATGAAATGGTCTCTGAGATATCCGAGAACATCGCAATCTCAGAGGGAACCATTTACCCCCTTCTTAAAAGGCTAAAAAAGGAAGAGCTAGTGACTTCTTACCTGGAAGAGTCCCAAGGTGGTCCTTCAAGGAAGTATTATAAGCTCACAGATTTAGGAAAACAAAAAAAAGAGGAATTAGTTGCAGAATGGGATAATTTCTCCGCAGGTGTTAATAGATTACTGTACTCTAAAACTGCTGATATTTTGGAGGAACTTAAGGATGAATAA